The region CTGGCCGTCGGTGATGGAGATCACGTTGGTGGGGATGTAGGCCGAGACGTCTCCGGCCTGGGTTTCGATGATGGGCAGCGCAGTGAGTGACCCGGCGCCCAGCGCATCGCTGACCTTGGACGCCCGCTCCAGCAGCCGGGAGTGGTTGAAGAAGATGTCGCCAGGAAAGGCCTCCCGTCCGGGGGGCCGCCTGAGGAGCAGGGACAGCTGCCGGTAGGCCACCGCCTGCTTGGACAGATCGTCGTAGATGATCAGAGCGTGCTGGCCGTTGTCCCGGAAGTACTCGCCCATGGCGCAGCCGGCATAGGCGGCCACGTACTGCAACGGCGCCGGATCCGAGGCGCAGGCCGCCACCACCGTGGTGTACTTCATGGCGTCGTGCTTGCGCAGGGCCTCCACCACCAGGGCGACGGTGGACTTCTTCTGGCCGATGGCCACGTAAATGCAGTGAACGTCGGTCTCCCGCTGGTTGATGATGGCGTCCACGCACAGCGCGGTCTTGCCGATCTGGCGGTCGCCGATGATAAGCTCGCGCTGGCCACGGCCCACCGGCGTCATGGCGTCCACCGCCTTGGAGCCGGTGTACATCGGCTCATGCACCGACTTCCTGGCGATGACGCCGGGAGCCAGCACCTCGATCCGGCGGTTGTCCTTGGCATCGATGGGGCCCAGGCCGTCGATGGGCTTGCCGACGGCGTCCACCACCCGGCCTTCCACCGCCGGCCCCACCGGCACCTCGGCGATGCGGCCGGTCCGCTTGACGATGTCGCCTTCCTTGATGTGCTCGACATCGCCCAGGACCGCGCAGCCGACGTTGTCCTCCTCCAGGTTCAGCGCCAGCCCCAGAATGCCGCCAGGAAACTCCAGGAGCTCCATGGCCATGCAGTTCTCCACCCCGTGGACACGGGCGATGCCGTCACCCACCGAGATGACCGATCCGGTCTCGCTCAAATCGATCTTGGACTGGTAGTCCTTGATCTGCCCCTTGATGATCTGGCTAATCTCTTCGGCTTTGATCTGCATGATCGCTACTCACTCCTCTTGATGGAATCTTTCAGCCCGACCAGCTGGCTCTTGATGCTCCCGTCCAGTACCAGGTCACCCACCTTGGCGACCATGCCACCGATGATTGCTGGATCCACGCGGGGCTCCAGAACGACCGTCTTGCCGGTGATCTTCTCCATGGCCGTCTTGACCTTCTTGGCCATGGCGGCATTGATGGGCAGCGCTGTGGTCACGGTTGCCCGGCAGACGTTACGGACCTCGTCCACCATGGCCTCCAGCTGGCGGGCGGTGTCGACGATGATGCCGGCCCGCCGCCGACTCACCAGGAGCCGGAGAAAGTTGGCCACCATCTCGGGCGCCCCCATGGCCTTAATGAGCTCCTCCATGCACTTGGCACGGGCATCCAGGGGATAGAGGGGGTTGCTCAGGGCGTCCCCGATCTCCGGATGCGCCGCGAGCACGGCGGCCAGGCCGCTCAGCTGCTGGCTGTAAGCCTCGTACTGGCCGTCTTCCTTGCCAAGGGCAAACATGGCCTTGGCGTACCGCTTAGCGAGGACTGTACTGGTCACTGGATGCGCCCCATGCCTTTCTGGTAGTCTTGGCTGGCTGCCCGCTCGAGACAGCTCTCAAGCAGCCGCATCTGATCCTCGGCCTTGATCTTGTCACGGATCATCGCCTCGGCCATCTCCACTGCGCCCTCGGCCACCTCTTCCCGCAGCCGGCGGATGGCGGCAGCCAGCTCCTGCTGGATGGCCATCTCCGCCTGGCGCTTCAGATCAGCGGCAGCCCGGGTCCCCTCCTCGATGATGCGGGCCTTCTCGGCCTCCCCCTGCTTCACTGCTCCATCGATGATGGCCGTGACCTCCTGCTCGATGGCCGTAAGCTTCTGCTCATACTCCCGGTAGGTCCGCTCCGCCGCCGCCTTCTGGCTTTCCAGGTCGGTGAACTGCTGGCGGATGGACTCGCGCCGGGACGCCAGGCCATTGGCAATGGGCTTCTTCAGATACTTGATCAGGATCAGCAAGAGGGCGGCAAAATTCAGGGTCCGCCAGAGGAGATCCCACCACTTCTCCGGCGGATAGCCGCCCCCATGGCCGCCGGCCTCGCCGCCGCCCGAGGCATATGCCACCGCCGCCGCCACCAGGACGGCCACCAGGGAAAGCCCGATGGCCGCCTTCCTGCCCCACGTCTTGGCTCGCATCGTCACACCGCCCTCCCCAGCACCTTGCTGGCAATCTCCTTGGCGAAGGAATCGATCTGCCCCTTGAGCTCGCCCTGGGCTGCGACCAGCTGCCGGCCAATCTCGGCCATCTGGGTCGCCTTGCCCGCGTCCAGTTCCCCGCGGAGCGCCGCCAGGGCCTCGGCCTGCTCCTTCTGGGCCACTCCCCGGACGCCATCCAGCTCGCCCTTGGCCTTGGCCCGGGCGTCCCGCAGCTTGCGCTCGATCTCCTCCAGGCGCAGCCTGGCGTTCTTGTTGAGGTCGTCGATGGACCTCGTCAGGCCGGCCAGGGCCTTCTCCCGCTCGGCAAGGACGCCCCGGATCGGCCGGTACAAATACATGTTGAGGACCACGATGAGCAGCAGGATGTTGATGATCTGGATCGGCATCGTGATGTCTATGTCGATCATGGGCGCCTCCTTGGGGTGCCGCCCCGCGTGGACGGCCTGGGCTGCTGGTGTGAGACTGAATGACGATTCAGAAATCAAGACCGTTTTCTAATCGATTCTCCCATACCTGTCAACGCTTTTTGTCGCTTTTTTGAACAAGGAGGCTGTGGCCCGCGGGCGCTACGGCCATAAGGCTCCCCGGCAGGCGCCGTCCGGTGGCCGGCGACCGCAGCCCTCTCCGGGCGTCGGAGCACCCCCGGTCGCTCAGGGCGCCACCGACGTGAGGATATATTCATAAAGATGCGCCAGAGCGGCAGCCAGGTTCTCAACCTGGGGGCCACCGGCCTGGGCCATGTCCGCCCGGCCGCCACCACTCCCCCCGACCCGCGCGGCCAGATCCTTGGCAATGGTGCCGGCGTGGAAGCGGCCTGCCAGATCCCGGCTGACGATGACCAGCAGGGCCGCCTTGCCATCCAAAACCCCGCCCAGGGCGGCGATGCCGGAGCCCAGGCGGTCCCGCACCCGGTCGCCAATCTCGCGCAGGGTCTTCGGGCTGTCCAGGGGCACCTCGGTCGCCAGCACCCGGACGCCGGCCACGCTGCGGGCCTCGGCCACCAGGCGGTCCAGATCGCTCACCGCCAGCCTGGCCATAAGCTCGGCCCGCTCCCGCTCCAGCTCCTTCTGGCGGGCCAGGAGCCGCTCGGCACGCTCTCCCAGGTCAGCAGCCGGCACCTTGAAGAGATCGGCCAGGGCCGCCAGCTGAGCCCCTTCCTCCTGGACCCGGCCCAGGGCCGCCGCCCCGGTCTGGGCCTCGATGCGGCGGATGCCGGCCGCCACCCCGCTCTCGCTCAGGATCCGGAAAAGCCCGACCTCTCCTGTCGCCTGGACATGGGTACCGCCGCACAGCTCCCTGGAAACCTCGCCTACCGAGACCACCCGCACCTCCGCCCCGTACTTTTCCCCGAACAGGGCCACCGCCCCACTGGCGATGGCCGCGTCCCGGTCGAGGACAGCAGTAGCCACCGGCCGGTTCTCCCGTACCAGGGCATTGACCCGGTTTTCAATCTCCCGCAGCACCGGGGCCGCAACCGGTGTGAAGTGGGTGAAGTCAAAACGGAGCCGCTCGCTGTCCACCAGGGAGCCGGACTGGCTGACATGCTCGCCCAGCACCTCTTTCAGCACCGCCTGCAGGAGATGGGTGGCGGTGTGGTTGCAGGCGGTGCGTTGGCGGCCGCCCTCGGCCACCACCAGCTCCACCTCCTCCCCCTCCGTCAGGGTCCCTTCCAGAAGCTGCGCCTGATGGACAATGATCTGGGGCAACGGCCGCCGGGTATCCTGCACCACGGCCCGGCCGAGGGGACCGCGGATCTCGCCCCGATCCCCCACCTGCCCGCCAGCCTCGGGGTAGAAGGGGGTCTCGGCACAGACCACCAAGAGTCCCACACCGCTGGCCGCACTCCGCAGCCGGCTGCCGTCCTCGGCCAACAGGGCCACAATGGAGCTTCGCGCCCGGCGGCAGTCGTAGCCCACAAACGAGGTGGCCAGGCCCGCTTCGGCCAGAGCCCGCAGGCCAACGCCAGCGGCCGCCGCCAGCTCGCCGCTCCAGGCGGCCCGGGATTGGCGGCGCTGCCGCGCCATGGCCTCGGCAAAGCCGGCCTCGTCCACGGCCAGCCGGTGCTCGCCGGCCACGTCCCGAACGATGTCCACCGGCAGGCCGTAGGTGTCGTACAGCCGGAACAGGAACTCGCCGGTGACGGTGTCCAGGCCGGCAGCGGTGAGCCGCTCCACCTCGGCGGCCAGCATGGTCAAGCCGAAATCCAGGGTCTCCAGGAACCGGCCCTCCTCGTTGCTCACCACCTGGCGCAGGAGCTGCCGGGCCCGGTCGAGATGCGGCGAGCTCGCCTGCATGCCTGCCACCACCTGATCGGTGATCTCGGTGAAAAAGGGCCGGGGCAGCCCCAGCACCCGGCCAAAACGGATGGCCCGCCGCATGATGCGCCGCAGAACGTAGCCGCGGCCCTCGTTGCTGGGCAGAACCCCGTCCGCGACCAGGAAGGCCGTGGCCCGGCTGTGATCGGCGATGACCCGCATGGCGGTGTCCAGGCGAGGCTCGGCACCGTAGGCGCGTCCGGCGAGGCTCGCCACCTTGGCGATCAGGCCGGAGAAAAGGTCGGAGTCGTAGTTGGTGTGCCGGCCCTGGCAGACGGCGGACACCCGCTCCAGTCCCATGCCGGTGTCGATGCACGGG is a window of Thermodesulfobacteriota bacterium DNA encoding:
- the alaS gene encoding alanine--tRNA ligase, which produces MLSDQIRRLFLQYFAEHGHAVVDSSSLVPEDDPTLLFTNAGMVQFKRVFLGEERRSYTRAVSCQRCVRAGGKHNDLENVGYTARHHTFFEMLGNFSFGDYFKAEAIHYAWDFLTRILGLPKERLWVTVFRDDDEAAALWEKADGLLPGRIVRLGEKDNFWAMGDTGPCGPCSEILIDQGPEVGCGRPDCRVGCDCDRYLELWNLVFMQFSRNGAGKLSPLPRPCIDTGMGLERVSAVCQGRHTNYDSDLFSGLIAKVASLAGRAYGAEPRLDTAMRVIADHSRATAFLVADGVLPSNEGRGYVLRRIMRRAIRFGRVLGLPRPFFTEITDQVVAGMQASSPHLDRARQLLRQVVSNEEGRFLETLDFGLTMLAAEVERLTAAGLDTVTGEFLFRLYDTYGLPVDIVRDVAGEHRLAVDEAGFAEAMARQRRQSRAAWSGELAAAAGVGLRALAEAGLATSFVGYDCRRARSSIVALLAEDGSRLRSAASGVGLLVVCAETPFYPEAGGQVGDRGEIRGPLGRAVVQDTRRPLPQIIVHQAQLLEGTLTEGEEVELVVAEGGRQRTACNHTATHLLQAVLKEVLGEHVSQSGSLVDSERLRFDFTHFTPVAAPVLREIENRVNALVRENRPVATAVLDRDAAIASGAVALFGEKYGAEVRVVSVGEVSRELCGGTHVQATGEVGLFRILSESGVAAGIRRIEAQTGAAALGRVQEEGAQLAALADLFKVPAADLGERAERLLARQKELERERAELMARLAVSDLDRLVAEARSVAGVRVLATEVPLDSPKTLREIGDRVRDRLGSGIAALGGVLDGKAALLVIVSRDLAGRFHAGTIAKDLAARVGGSGGGRADMAQAGGPQVENLAAALAHLYEYILTSVAP
- a CDS encoding ATP synthase F0 subunit B codes for the protein MIDIDITMPIQIINILLLIVVLNMYLYRPIRGVLAEREKALAGLTRSIDDLNKNARLRLEEIERKLRDARAKAKGELDGVRGVAQKEQAEALAALRGELDAGKATQMAEIGRQLVAAQGELKGQIDSFAKEIASKVLGRAV
- the atpH gene encoding ATP synthase F1 subunit delta encodes the protein MTSTVLAKRYAKAMFALGKEDGQYEAYSQQLSGLAAVLAAHPEIGDALSNPLYPLDARAKCMEELIKAMGAPEMVANFLRLLVSRRRAGIIVDTARQLEAMVDEVRNVCRATVTTALPINAAMAKKVKTAMEKITGKTVVLEPRVDPAIIGGMVAKVGDLVLDGSIKSQLVGLKDSIKRSE
- the atpF gene encoding F0F1 ATP synthase subunit B; the encoded protein is MRAKTWGRKAAIGLSLVAVLVAAAVAYASGGGEAGGHGGGYPPEKWWDLLWRTLNFAALLLILIKYLKKPIANGLASRRESIRQQFTDLESQKAAAERTYREYEQKLTAIEQEVTAIIDGAVKQGEAEKARIIEEGTRAAADLKRQAEMAIQQELAAAIRRLREEVAEGAVEMAEAMIRDKIKAEDQMRLLESCLERAASQDYQKGMGRIQ
- the atpA gene encoding F0F1 ATP synthase subunit alpha — its product is MQIKAEEISQIIKGQIKDYQSKIDLSETGSVISVGDGIARVHGVENCMAMELLEFPGGILGLALNLEEDNVGCAVLGDVEHIKEGDIVKRTGRIAEVPVGPAVEGRVVDAVGKPIDGLGPIDAKDNRRIEVLAPGVIARKSVHEPMYTGSKAVDAMTPVGRGQRELIIGDRQIGKTALCVDAIINQRETDVHCIYVAIGQKKSTVALVVEALRKHDAMKYTTVVAACASDPAPLQYVAAYAGCAMGEYFRDNGQHALIIYDDLSKQAVAYRQLSLLLRRPPGREAFPGDIFFNHSRLLERASKVSDALGAGSLTALPIIETQAGDVSAYIPTNVISITDGQVYLEPNLFFAGVRPAINVGLSVSRVGGAAQCKAMKQVAGTLRLDLAQYRELAAFAQFGSDLDKATQHQLNRGARLVEILKQPQYKPLSMEKQVTILFAGTRGFLDELPLTVLAEYEEQLFSYVEQNDPGMYKELKDKQQIDAALEERMRKNLTAFAGVFKAAKGL